A stretch of the Saccharolobus caldissimus genome encodes the following:
- a CDS encoding M20 family metallo-hydrolase, producing the protein MLSVNVNRFLSTFHSLTNIGWTEEGVMRLALNEYDVKVREELIKILSSIGSIISVDDAGNIRGSIRGKSDDYILIGSHMDSVPYGGKYDGFYGVMAGLEILRSIKDLNVTTNYTISLIDFTNEEGARFQPSLLGSGLTTGVFEREYVYSRRDKDNITFEKALIDSGFMGDKNNRLVYNKPEYYLELHIEQGPILEEEGYQIGIPLGIVGLTVYEFTFKGQSSQAGPTPMNRRRDALVGASKFVTRIRDFARNEEDLRATVGILNVKPNIYNAIPREVKLTLDVRSPNKNKIEIAINKAIEISKEIAEEENLEIKYTHLWTAQQVNFDEDVIKTIEKACKELNMRYKFMYSWAGHDAQYMTRISKVGMIFIPSHLGISHAKEEYSSDEDMVNGLRVLQKTIELLDGGI; encoded by the coding sequence ATGTTATCAGTAAATGTAAATAGGTTTCTCTCCACATTTCATTCGCTAACGAACATTGGGTGGACTGAAGAGGGAGTAATGCGACTTGCATTAAACGAGTATGATGTGAAGGTTAGAGAGGAACTAATAAAAATTCTCTCAAGCATAGGCAGTATAATAAGTGTTGATGATGCAGGCAATATTAGGGGTAGCATTAGGGGGAAATCCGATGATTATATCTTAATTGGTTCTCATATGGACTCCGTACCTTATGGCGGTAAATACGACGGATTTTACGGTGTTATGGCTGGACTTGAGATTTTGAGAAGCATTAAAGATCTAAACGTAACAACAAATTACACAATCTCGTTAATAGATTTTACAAATGAGGAGGGAGCTAGATTTCAACCATCGTTATTAGGCTCGGGACTAACTACTGGAGTTTTCGAGAGGGAATACGTATATTCGAGAAGAGATAAAGATAATATAACCTTTGAAAAAGCTCTAATAGACTCTGGATTTATGGGAGATAAGAATAATAGACTAGTTTACAACAAACCAGAATATTACTTAGAGCTTCACATAGAACAAGGACCTATATTAGAGGAGGAAGGATATCAAATAGGAATACCTTTAGGCATTGTAGGCCTAACCGTTTATGAGTTCACATTTAAGGGACAATCCAGCCAAGCAGGACCAACTCCAATGAATAGGAGAAGAGATGCACTAGTAGGAGCTTCTAAATTCGTCACGAGAATAAGGGATTTCGCTAGGAATGAAGAAGATTTAAGGGCTACTGTGGGAATTTTAAACGTTAAGCCTAACATATATAATGCAATACCTAGAGAGGTTAAGTTAACGTTAGACGTTAGAAGTCCTAATAAAAATAAGATAGAGATAGCTATAAATAAAGCGATAGAGATAAGTAAGGAAATTGCAGAAGAGGAAAACTTAGAGATTAAATATACTCATTTATGGACTGCACAACAAGTAAATTTCGACGAAGATGTAATAAAAACAATAGAAAAAGCCTGCAAAGAACTTAATATGAGATATAAATTTATGTATAGTTGGGCTGGTCACGATGCTCAATATATGACGAGAATCTCAAAGGTTGGAATGATATTCATTCCATCTCATTTAGGAATAAGCCACGCAAAAGAAGAATATTCATCAGATGAAGATATGGTAAATGGATTAAGAGTTTTGCAAAAAACCATCGAATTATTAGACGGTGGAATATAG
- a CDS encoding aspartate aminotransferase family protein, giving the protein MISINDIYERKTRLSYYLYREARSVMPYGVSSNYRYWEPYPIYLVKGKGSRVWDVDGNEYIDFNMGFGVLEVGHSHPRIVEEVRRAVEDSTILGFEYEKSVELAKIICNRYNVDMVRFSSTGTEATMHAIRIARAYTKRKKIIKFEGHYHGSHDQLLINVNPMRLESRVPTSPGIPEETLSNTLVADWNDYEGFERLVRVHGNDVAAVIMEPVAMNMGLIPADLDFLKGVFDLARDYGFLVIFDEVKTGGKFYSGASGYYGLKPDLIILAKAIAGGLPLSVVAGRRKVMSVIGPEKVAHGGTFNANPLSVKASIFTLTELLTQNNMYYAYRLNSLLSKGYEDIADDLDIDLSVSMWGTSGTIYFAEKVPKNYKEFVRIDQKPWYVYFLNMLAHGIIPMADYDEQWTISIQHTEEDITRHLEVAQMVLKKLKEDYKL; this is encoded by the coding sequence GTGATCTCTATAAATGATATTTATGAACGTAAAACACGTCTATCATACTACCTATATAGAGAAGCTAGGAGTGTTATGCCCTATGGTGTATCAAGCAACTACAGATATTGGGAACCATATCCAATATATCTAGTTAAAGGGAAGGGAAGTAGAGTATGGGACGTAGATGGAAACGAATACATAGACTTCAACATGGGATTTGGTGTTTTGGAGGTTGGTCATTCTCATCCTAGGATTGTTGAGGAGGTTAGGAGGGCTGTTGAGGATAGTACTATTCTTGGCTTTGAGTATGAGAAGAGTGTTGAGTTGGCTAAGATTATTTGTAATAGGTATAATGTTGACATGGTTAGGTTTTCATCAACGGGAACAGAGGCTACAATGCACGCAATAAGAATAGCAAGAGCATACACGAAAAGGAAGAAAATAATAAAATTCGAAGGACACTACCACGGATCACACGACCAACTACTAATAAACGTTAATCCAATGAGACTTGAAAGTAGAGTACCAACATCTCCTGGTATACCGGAGGAAACTCTTTCTAATACTCTTGTTGCTGATTGGAATGATTATGAGGGTTTTGAGAGGTTGGTTAGGGTTCACGGTAATGATGTTGCTGCTGTAATCATGGAACCCGTTGCCATGAATATGGGCTTAATTCCTGCTGATCTTGATTTTCTTAAGGGTGTTTTTGATTTGGCTAGGGATTATGGTTTTCTTGTTATCTTTGATGAGGTTAAGACGGGTGGTAAGTTTTATTCTGGTGCTTCTGGTTATTATGGTTTGAAGCCTGATCTAATAATACTAGCTAAGGCTATTGCTGGTGGTTTGCCTTTGTCTGTTGTTGCTGGTAGGAGAAAAGTAATGAGCGTGATAGGACCAGAAAAGGTTGCTCATGGTGGTACTTTTAATGCTAATCCCCTATCAGTTAAGGCTTCAATATTTACCTTAACTGAATTGCTTACTCAAAATAACATGTATTATGCTTATAGGTTAAATTCATTATTATCGAAGGGTTATGAGGACATTGCAGACGATTTAGATATAGATTTAAGCGTTTCGATGTGGGGCACTAGTGGTACTATATATTTTGCAGAGAAGGTTCCTAAGAATTATAAGGAATTTGTAAGAATAGACCAAAAACCGTGGTACGTATATTTCTTAAACATGTTAGCGCATGGCATTATTCCTATGGCAGATTACGATGAACAGTGGACTATTTCAATTCAACATACTGAGGAAGATATAACAAGGCACTTGGAGGTTGCGCAAATGGTATTAAAAAAGCTTAAGGAAGATTATAAACTGTAA
- a CDS encoding aspartate aminotransferase family protein: MTIIDNYRKYTSRSLSLYREARSVMPYGVSSNYRYWEPYPIYLVKGKGSRVWDVDGNEYIDFNMGFGVLEVGHSHPRIVEEVRRAVEDSTILGFEYEKSVELAKIICNRYNVDMVRFSSTGTEATMHAIRIARAYTKRKKIIKFEGHYHGSHDQLLINVNPMRLESRVPTSPGIPEETLSNTLVADWNDYEGFERLVRVHGNDVAAVIMEPVAMNMGLIPADLDFLKGVFDLARDYGFLVIFDEVKTGGKFYSGASGYYGLKPDLVTLGKAIAGGLPLSVVAGRRDVLGVVGPGRVAHGGTFNANPLSVRVAIVTLRDILTEGAFYYMNSLSEELQKGYEDIADDLDIDLIVNRWGVSGTIIPAEIPPKNYKEIVRNTDFKTYSLYFYSMLTQKIIPMAYQEQWTISIAHTSEDIRNHIEKAYDTFKLIKSRGSSIYSELNLPDIEETW, encoded by the coding sequence TTGACGATCATTGACAATTATAGGAAGTATACTTCACGTTCTCTATCTCTATATAGAGAAGCTAGGAGTGTTATGCCCTATGGTGTATCAAGCAACTACAGATATTGGGAACCATATCCAATATATCTAGTTAAAGGGAAGGGAAGTAGAGTATGGGACGTAGATGGAAACGAATACATAGACTTCAACATGGGATTTGGTGTTTTGGAGGTTGGTCATTCTCATCCTAGGATTGTTGAGGAGGTTAGGAGGGCTGTTGAGGATAGTACTATTCTTGGCTTTGAGTATGAGAAGAGTGTTGAGTTGGCTAAGATTATTTGTAATAGGTATAATGTTGACATGGTTAGGTTTTCATCAACGGGAACAGAGGCTACAATGCACGCAATAAGAATAGCAAGAGCATACACGAAAAGGAAGAAAATAATAAAATTCGAAGGACACTACCACGGATCACACGACCAACTACTAATAAACGTTAATCCAATGAGACTTGAAAGTAGAGTACCAACATCTCCTGGTATACCGGAGGAAACTCTTTCTAATACTCTTGTTGCTGATTGGAATGATTATGAGGGTTTTGAGAGGTTGGTTAGGGTTCACGGTAATGATGTTGCTGCTGTAATCATGGAACCCGTTGCCATGAATATGGGCTTAATTCCTGCTGATCTTGATTTTCTTAAGGGTGTTTTTGATTTGGCTAGGGATTATGGTTTTCTTGTTATCTTTGATGAGGTTAAGACGGGTGGTAAGTTTTATTCTGGTGCTTCTGGTTATTATGGTTTGAAGCCTGATCTTGTTACTTTGGGTAAGGCTATTGCTGGTGGTTTGCCTTTGTCTGTTGTTGCTGGTAGGAGGGATGTTTTGGGTGTTGTTGGCCCTGGTAGGGTTGCTCATGGTGGTACTTTTAATGCTAATCCTTTGTCTGTTAGGGTTGCTATTGTTACTTTGAGGGATATTTTGACTGAGGGTGCTTTTTATTATATGAATAGTTTGAGTGAGGAGTTGCAGAAGGGTTATGAGGATATTGCAGACGACCTAGACATAGATCTAATAGTCAATAGATGGGGAGTTAGTGGTACTATTATTCCCGCTGAAATTCCTCCTAAAAATTACAAGGAAATTGTAAGAAATACCGACTTTAAGACTTATTCATTATACTTTTACTCCATGCTTACGCAAAAGATAATCCCCATGGCTTATCAAGAACAGTGGACAATTTCGATAGCTCACACTTCAGAAGACATTCGGAATCATATAGAGAAGGCTTATGATACATTTAAGTTAATAAAAAGTAGAGGATCTAGTATATATAGTGAACTTAACTTACCTGATATTGAAGAAACATGGTGA
- a CDS encoding saccharopine dehydrogenase NADP-binding domain-containing protein, whose product MKVSVIGGSGLVGSVTVKDLIENNIDVKVIDIREPKEKVEYVYGDLNDVNDISKKIKDSDYVINAAQYYFNLKAMEAALKASVNYIDLGGLFWMTLKQLEMNAEFEREGLLALIGMGAEPGITNVAARYLAAKYGIPKKIKIRNGWRSSSSEFKFNWSVDTQMDEMTMDAPVWDHGSYKYYKPLSMSEEVEFLQPVGKVKVYLTIHSELATFPSSFSGVEYVDWMEGGDGFEIVMALGKLFGEDKEILGIKTRTYLKEVLKNKNLIGSQGDEWESAKIIFEYEDSLSEIEVLIPPKGNIDGTQYGAGIPSSIAVQMKVKGKGVLPPEKVIEPETFFKEIKRRGFSILVKYEKRF is encoded by the coding sequence ATGAAGGTAAGCGTTATAGGTGGATCTGGATTAGTAGGCTCTGTGACCGTAAAGGACTTAATCGAGAATAATATAGATGTAAAGGTTATAGATATAAGGGAACCTAAAGAGAAGGTTGAATATGTTTATGGTGATCTTAATGACGTTAACGACATTTCGAAGAAGATCAAGGATAGTGATTATGTTATAAATGCTGCACAATACTATTTTAATTTAAAAGCAATGGAAGCTGCATTAAAGGCTAGTGTAAATTACATAGATTTAGGGGGACTATTTTGGATGACATTAAAGCAGCTAGAAATGAACGCTGAATTTGAGCGAGAAGGGTTATTAGCGCTTATAGGAATGGGTGCAGAACCTGGAATAACTAATGTTGCAGCAAGGTATTTAGCTGCAAAATACGGGATTCCAAAGAAAATAAAAATCAGAAATGGTTGGAGGTCATCAAGTTCAGAATTTAAGTTTAATTGGAGTGTTGATACTCAGATGGATGAAATGACGATGGATGCACCAGTATGGGATCATGGAAGCTATAAGTACTATAAGCCTTTAAGTATGAGCGAGGAAGTAGAGTTCTTACAACCAGTGGGAAAGGTAAAAGTATATCTTACTATACATAGTGAGTTAGCTACTTTTCCTTCATCCTTTAGTGGTGTTGAGTACGTGGACTGGATGGAAGGTGGAGATGGATTTGAGATAGTTATGGCTTTAGGTAAGCTATTTGGAGAAGATAAGGAGATTTTAGGTATAAAGACTAGGACTTATCTAAAAGAGGTTTTGAAAAATAAAAATCTCATAGGTTCTCAAGGTGATGAGTGGGAATCTGCTAAGATCATATTCGAGTATGAAGATTCGTTAAGTGAGATTGAGGTTCTAATTCCGCCTAAAGGCAATATAGACGGTACGCAATATGGAGCGGGAATACCTTCAAGCATAGCGGTTCAAATGAAGGTTAAGGGTAAGGGTGTTTTACCTCCTGAGAAAGTAATAGAGCCTGAGACGTTCTTTAAGGAAATTAAAAGGAGGGGATTTAGTATATTAGTCAAGTATGAAAAGAGGTTTTAA
- a CDS encoding ABC transporter substrate-binding protein, whose amino-acid sequence MGCTSKKLFALLLNFITIFTLLLLSVSAISSIIHAQTVIIQPKNSSEFIDVAWTYPPDALDPATGFCDPDQVIFNVVYQQLVEPNVSNPLQVVPGIAYNWTTTNYENWTFYLRHGVYFSDGVQVNASTVWFSFYRTIIMGQGPGVDNYINLLFNSTVYSNTGYAIPWGVAAAIQNVTGLPTENNITLAAYTLASILSHFNAANATIQKIMEYPYQAIVVKGPYEVQFNLLHPYRYFLLDIAYWWGAIQDPVFVDEHGGVQPNTPNSYIDEYGMPGTGPYIIKSVGSSFSTVVLVKNPNYWANNVSNLPPELQPAHIPVVIIYYGLPHDTRLEDFDNNLAQLSYVSPPYLGYLYNNYIYKQYVPFNQIFYLANETQGCIAYIGMNTQIYPTNITAFRLAIVHAINYTQLLDLYKFNNTILAREALGPIPSTYPIYYKILNMTHLSLYQYNISLALHYLNEAGYEGHFYVVLPNGTQIGDPNGTQLQTLNIYISVSRPTAILEEELQIVQQDLEKIGIATAIKPVLPSVVDTWTTPQSTPNLVYAVYSADWPDPVFQQLLPLTDVFFGGISGNYAWLNISTLQNMYNTLPFITNQTEQLQLVAKAYEIIYNAAPYIWMPTPTLYYLVQPYVKGFVAQELAYYFYNMLYYQPVTTTTITPTTTTSSTVVPTTSTTTTTSTSSVISTTSTTTPSSSVSPLLIVGIIIVIVIIIAAVILIMRRR is encoded by the coding sequence ATGGGATGCACTTCCAAAAAGCTTTTTGCCCTTCTTTTAAATTTCATTACAATATTTACTCTATTATTACTTAGTGTTTCTGCAATATCATCTATAATTCATGCACAAACTGTGATAATCCAACCTAAAAATTCCTCAGAGTTCATAGATGTAGCATGGACGTATCCTCCAGATGCTCTTGATCCAGCTACTGGATTTTGTGATCCAGATCAAGTTATATTTAACGTGGTTTATCAGCAGTTAGTAGAGCCTAATGTTAGCAATCCCCTTCAAGTTGTCCCTGGAATTGCATATAATTGGACTACAACTAATTACGAGAACTGGACTTTTTACTTAAGACATGGAGTATATTTCAGTGATGGTGTTCAAGTTAATGCTTCTACAGTATGGTTCTCATTTTATAGAACAATTATTATGGGTCAGGGGCCAGGTGTTGATAATTATATTAATCTTTTATTTAACAGTACAGTATATTCCAATACTGGCTACGCAATACCGTGGGGAGTGGCTGCAGCAATTCAGAATGTAACGGGATTGCCAACGGAAAATAATATAACGTTAGCTGCTTACACATTAGCTTCAATATTATCTCACTTTAACGCTGCTAATGCTACAATTCAGAAAATTATGGAATATCCGTATCAGGCTATAGTAGTTAAAGGACCATATGAAGTTCAATTTAACCTACTTCATCCATATAGATATTTCTTACTTGATATTGCTTATTGGTGGGGTGCTATACAAGACCCAGTATTTGTAGATGAACATGGAGGAGTTCAGCCTAATACTCCTAACTCTTATATAGATGAATATGGGATGCCAGGTACTGGTCCCTATATCATAAAATCCGTAGGTTCATCATTTTCTACAGTTGTTTTAGTTAAAAACCCAAATTATTGGGCAAATAATGTTAGTAACTTACCTCCAGAACTTCAGCCAGCACATATTCCAGTTGTAATTATTTATTATGGATTACCGCACGATACAAGACTTGAGGACTTCGATAATAATTTAGCTCAACTCTCTTATGTAAGCCCACCTTATTTAGGATATCTCTATAATAATTATATATATAAACAATATGTACCATTTAATCAAATATTTTATCTAGCTAACGAAACTCAAGGGTGTATAGCCTATATCGGAATGAATACTCAAATTTACCCCACTAACATTACAGCATTTAGATTAGCTATAGTTCATGCGATAAACTACACGCAGCTTCTTGATTTGTATAAATTTAATAATACAATATTAGCTAGGGAGGCTTTAGGACCTATTCCTTCTACTTACCCAATATATTATAAGATTTTGAATATGACTCATCTTTCTCTATATCAATATAATATTTCCCTAGCTTTACACTATCTTAATGAAGCTGGATATGAGGGACATTTTTATGTTGTATTACCAAATGGAACGCAAATAGGTGATCCAAATGGAACACAACTGCAGACGTTAAATATATATATTTCAGTATCACGTCCCACTGCGATTTTAGAGGAGGAATTACAGATAGTTCAACAAGATTTAGAGAAAATAGGTATTGCTACTGCAATTAAACCAGTATTACCATCAGTAGTAGATACTTGGACAACTCCGCAGAGTACTCCAAACTTAGTGTATGCAGTGTACTCAGCTGATTGGCCTGACCCCGTATTTCAGCAATTATTACCTTTAACTGATGTGTTTTTTGGAGGGATAAGCGGTAACTATGCTTGGCTTAATATTAGTACGCTGCAAAACATGTACAATACCTTACCATTTATAACAAATCAAACTGAACAATTACAGTTAGTAGCGAAAGCCTATGAGATAATATATAACGCAGCACCATATATATGGATGCCTACTCCAACATTATATTATCTAGTTCAACCTTATGTGAAGGGATTTGTCGCTCAAGAGTTAGCTTATTATTTCTATAATATGTTATATTATCAACCAGTAACTACTACTACAATCACTCCTACAACTACTACGAGTAGTACAGTAGTTCCAACAACTTCAACTACTACTACAACTTCTACTAGTAGCGTTATTTCAACAACTTCAACTACAACACCTTCATCTTCCGTTTCCCCATTGCTTATAGTAGGAATAATAATAGTAATTGTAATAATAATTGCTGCGGTAATTCTTATAATGAGGAGGAGATAG
- a CDS encoding ABC transporter permease: MKGGFIIFLIRRIINAIVTIFLLIVLLFILLHIIAPNPLTLAKIYSGNPHPTYAQLLVVEKEYGLNKPLYVQIITYIWNLLHGNLGEDPIYKVPVINLLSKYIPRTLEITIPATILSVIMGLISGAIAASNRGKGLDYFLRGVYLVTWASPTFLIATVFQLAVAYYLKLLPPYGIVNPALTPPPNTTGFPLLNALLAGDWPYFISVLRHMILPVVSLAVANFGIVTRISRASMLVNMNADYAKLSLMKGLSRRKVVYGVVLRNASIPIVTLIALLFGSSMAGSVAVEDIFQYHGMGWFITNSLLNLDYVGIISTTIIVAISVITANLIADIMYGILDPRVRVIG; the protein is encoded by the coding sequence ATGAAGGGAGGCTTTATCATTTTTTTAATAAGACGTATAATTAACGCAATAGTTACTATATTTTTATTAATTGTATTATTATTTATATTATTGCATATCATAGCACCGAATCCATTAACATTAGCTAAGATATACTCTGGGAATCCCCACCCTACTTATGCGCAATTGTTAGTGGTAGAAAAAGAATATGGACTTAATAAACCTTTATACGTTCAGATAATTACATATATTTGGAATTTACTGCATGGAAATCTAGGAGAGGACCCTATATATAAAGTTCCTGTTATAAACTTATTATCCAAGTATATACCTAGGACTTTAGAAATAACTATTCCAGCAACTATACTATCAGTTATAATGGGTTTAATATCTGGTGCTATAGCAGCCTCTAATAGAGGGAAGGGATTAGATTATTTCCTTAGAGGAGTATATTTAGTAACCTGGGCGTCTCCGACATTTTTAATAGCCACTGTATTCCAATTAGCAGTAGCTTATTACTTAAAATTATTACCTCCGTATGGAATAGTTAATCCAGCCTTAACTCCGCCTCCTAATACTACTGGTTTTCCTCTACTAAACGCCTTATTAGCTGGTGATTGGCCTTATTTCATAAGTGTATTAAGACATATGATATTACCAGTAGTGTCTTTAGCTGTGGCTAACTTTGGAATAGTTACTAGGATATCTAGGGCTTCGATGCTAGTAAATATGAATGCAGATTACGCTAAACTAAGCCTAATGAAGGGTTTAAGCAGGAGAAAGGTAGTATATGGGGTAGTTCTAAGAAATGCTTCAATACCTATAGTAACACTAATAGCGTTACTTTTTGGTTCTTCTATGGCTGGGTCTGTAGCAGTTGAGGACATATTTCAATATCACGGAATGGGATGGTTTATCACTAATTCTTTGCTAAATTTGGACTATGTAGGGATAATCTCTACTACAATTATAGTAGCAATCTCAGTTATAACCGCAAATTTAATTGCAGACATAATGTACGGTATTTTGGATCCGAGGGTGAGAGTAATTGGCTAG
- a CDS encoding ABC transporter permease, giving the protein MASVKDYKTILKMLVKEPAGLTGLIIVSAFLIWSLIQGSLELISIYTKNPKYSYMLLPHNPFAINPALALHPPTLAYLMGTNGEGEDILSRILYAIPRDAFVAIVVVFSSIVIGAVIGILSGYIGGWLDEIFMRITDAFLSLPALILVIAISVPLKANYFGVILGLSIVWWPTYARLFRGQVLEVKNADYVLSASIYNISKIRLFYKYIFLNVIDPILAYATLDLGNVILTYSTLAFIGIGVTPPIPELGAMASNGLSGLPEAWWWPLFPGLTILLIVMGFSLLGDRIQEILMGEVMY; this is encoded by the coding sequence TTGGCTAGTGTTAAGGATTATAAAACAATACTTAAAATGCTTGTTAAAGAGCCCGCTGGTTTAACTGGTTTGATAATAGTCTCTGCGTTTTTGATATGGTCTCTTATCCAAGGATCTTTAGAGTTAATCTCGATTTACACTAAAAATCCTAAATACTCATATATGCTCTTACCCCATAATCCATTTGCAATAAATCCAGCATTAGCTCTTCATCCTCCGACTTTAGCATATCTAATGGGCACTAATGGTGAGGGGGAGGATATTCTTTCAAGAATTTTATATGCAATACCTAGGGACGCTTTCGTAGCTATTGTTGTAGTATTCTCCTCTATAGTAATCGGGGCTGTAATAGGAATATTATCTGGGTATATAGGTGGATGGTTAGATGAGATATTCATGAGAATTACTGATGCGTTTTTATCGTTACCAGCACTAATACTAGTTATTGCAATCTCTGTTCCGTTGAAGGCTAATTATTTTGGTGTAATTCTTGGATTGTCGATTGTTTGGTGGCCTACTTATGCGAGATTATTTAGGGGCCAAGTATTAGAAGTTAAAAATGCTGACTACGTATTATCAGCATCAATCTATAATATTTCTAAGATTAGATTATTTTATAAATATATTTTCCTAAATGTGATTGATCCTATATTAGCTTACGCGACTCTTGATTTAGGAAACGTAATATTAACATATTCTACATTGGCCTTCATAGGAATAGGTGTAACGCCTCCAATTCCAGAATTAGGAGCTATGGCATCTAATGGGCTATCTGGTTTACCAGAAGCGTGGTGGTGGCCACTATTTCCAGGGTTAACGATATTACTAATAGTAATGGGGTTCTCTCTATTAGGTGATAGGATTCAAGAAATATTAATGGGTGAGGTGATGTATTAG
- a CDS encoding ABC transporter ATP-binding protein has product MEIYVGKSIRKYYASSKIGLLDRLTGKKPLFVKALDDVSITINEGEVLGVLGESGCGKTTLAKILATLEKPTYGELYFMGKNALKNEEFVRKHVSIVFQNPLLSLNPRLTVEELIYEVNKNKEEVKKLLDLVGLNYDYVKDKYPNELSGGQAQRVAIARALAKNPSLLILDEPTSALDASVQAQILNLLIDLQKELKITYLFITHNISVAKYISDRLMVLYAGKVVEEGSANDIFEKPLHPYTQGLISSVPKFGVKDLRPPSGEAPSLINPPPGCRFHPRCPFAMQICKVKEPPLLEVEGRKVACWLYTR; this is encoded by the coding sequence GTGGAGATTTACGTAGGAAAGTCTATAAGGAAGTATTATGCATCAAGCAAGATAGGCCTATTAGATCGTTTAACTGGTAAAAAACCCCTTTTTGTTAAGGCCTTAGATGACGTCTCAATAACTATAAATGAGGGAGAAGTCTTAGGTGTTTTAGGGGAGAGCGGTTGCGGTAAGACTACTTTAGCTAAAATACTGGCGACTTTAGAGAAACCTACTTATGGAGAGCTTTATTTTATGGGAAAAAATGCTTTAAAAAATGAAGAATTCGTTAGAAAACACGTAAGTATAGTATTTCAGAATCCCTTATTGTCGTTAAACCCTAGATTAACTGTTGAAGAGTTAATTTATGAGGTTAATAAGAATAAGGAAGAGGTAAAGAAACTACTGGATCTGGTTGGTCTTAATTACGACTATGTTAAAGATAAGTACCCAAACGAATTATCTGGAGGTCAGGCACAAAGAGTGGCAATTGCGAGGGCATTAGCTAAAAATCCCTCACTATTAATCTTAGATGAACCCACTTCAGCTTTAGACGCTTCTGTTCAAGCTCAAATACTCAATTTACTAATAGATCTCCAAAAGGAGTTAAAAATAACTTACTTATTTATAACACATAATATAAGTGTTGCCAAATATATTTCTGATAGATTAATGGTCTTATATGCGGGTAAAGTAGTAGAGGAAGGGAGTGCAAATGATATTTTTGAGAAACCTCTCCATCCATATACTCAAGGGTTAATATCGTCAGTACCTAAGTTCGGAGTTAAAGATTTAAGACCCCCATCAGGTGAAGCTCCTAGTCTAATTAATCCTCCACCAGGTTGCAGATTTCACCCTAGATGTCCTTTCGCAATGCAAATATGTAAAGTTAAAGAACCTCCATTGTTAGAAGTAGAGGGAAGAAAAGTTGCATGCTGGCTATACACTAGGTAA
- a CDS encoding Lrp/AsnC family transcriptional regulator: MDEIDINILKLLQKNAKYSLEEIGEELKIPKSTVAYRIKRLESLGIIKGYYAQIDPNALNLDYVVISLIKAKYGKDYHVNLGSKLAELPGVWGVYFVLGEIDFIVMARYRNREEFMRNFLEKLMNMPEIERSNTQVVVKIIKESPNMVIW, translated from the coding sequence ATGGATGAAATAGATATAAATATTCTTAAATTACTTCAGAAAAATGCAAAATATTCTTTAGAAGAGATAGGTGAGGAACTTAAAATACCTAAGTCTACAGTTGCATATAGGATAAAAAGGCTTGAATCTTTAGGAATAATTAAAGGTTATTACGCTCAAATAGATCCAAACGCGCTAAATTTAGACTATGTAGTAATAAGCTTAATTAAAGCTAAATATGGAAAAGATTACCACGTAAATTTAGGATCTAAATTAGCTGAACTGCCTGGTGTATGGGGTGTTTATTTTGTACTTGGTGAAATAGACTTTATAGTAATGGCTAGATATAGAAATAGAGAAGAATTTATGAGAAATTTCTTAGAGAAATTAATGAATATGCCTGAGATTGAGAGATCTAATACTCAAGTAGTGGTTAAAATAATTAAAGAATCTCCAAATATGGTAATTTGGTAG